Proteins co-encoded in one Streptomyces sp. NBC_01283 genomic window:
- the thiC gene encoding phosphomethylpyrimidine synthase ThiC, whose protein sequence is MTTSDTRTPASSSDENNKNGENAGNGENTVAAEAGKSIGWHKAYVEGSRPDLRVPVRQVHLTNGKAVTLYDTSGPYTDESIDTDVRRGLAPLRENWIIARGDTEEYVGRPPRPEDDGIKHTSPRGGLKNLDAVFPGRPRQPRRGRGGQAVTQLAYARRGEITPEMEFIGIRENLDPEVVRAEVAEGRAVIPANVNHPEIEPMIIGKKFLVKVNANIGNSAVTSSIEEEVDKMTWATKWGADTVMDLSTGRNIHTTREWVLRNSPVPIGTVPLYQALEKVDGQAEALTWEIYKDTVIEQAEQGVDYMTVHAGVRLPYVPLTANRKTGIVSRGGSIMAAWCLAHHKESFLYENFEELCEILAAYDVTYSLGDGLRPGSIADANDEAQFAELRTLGELNTIAKRHNVQTMIEGPGHVPMHKIKENIDLQQEICEEAPFYTLGPLTTDIAPAYDHITSGIGAAMIGWWGTAMLCYVTPKEHLGLPNRDDVKTGVITYKIAAHAADLAKGHPGAQDWDDALSDARFEFRWEDQFNLALDPVTAREFHDETLPAEPAKTAHFCSMCGPKFCSMKISHSITEQFGGTAAADATAEEVAAGMLQKSKEFAASGNRVYLPLAD, encoded by the coding sequence ATGACCACATCGGACACACGCACGCCTGCCTCCAGCAGCGACGAGAACAACAAGAACGGCGAGAACGCCGGAAACGGCGAGAACACGGTCGCCGCGGAGGCCGGGAAGTCCATCGGCTGGCACAAGGCGTACGTCGAGGGTTCACGCCCCGACCTGCGGGTGCCGGTCCGACAGGTGCACCTCACCAACGGCAAGGCCGTGACCCTGTACGACACTTCGGGGCCGTACACCGACGAGTCCATCGACACCGACGTCCGCAGGGGCCTCGCGCCCCTCCGCGAGAACTGGATCATCGCCCGCGGCGACACCGAGGAGTACGTGGGCCGCCCGCCCCGTCCCGAGGACGACGGCATCAAGCACACCTCGCCGCGCGGCGGCCTGAAGAACCTCGACGCGGTCTTCCCCGGCCGCCCGCGCCAGCCCCGCCGGGGCCGTGGCGGCCAGGCGGTGACGCAGCTCGCGTACGCCCGCCGTGGCGAGATCACGCCCGAGATGGAGTTCATCGGGATCCGCGAGAACCTCGACCCCGAGGTCGTGCGCGCGGAGGTCGCCGAGGGCCGCGCGGTGATCCCCGCCAACGTCAATCACCCGGAGATCGAGCCGATGATCATCGGCAAGAAGTTCCTGGTGAAGGTCAACGCCAACATCGGCAACTCCGCGGTGACCTCCTCCATCGAGGAGGAGGTGGACAAGATGACCTGGGCGACCAAGTGGGGCGCCGACACGGTCATGGACCTGTCCACCGGGCGCAACATCCACACCACCCGCGAGTGGGTCCTGCGCAACTCCCCCGTGCCCATCGGCACCGTGCCGCTCTACCAGGCCCTGGAGAAGGTCGACGGCCAGGCCGAGGCGCTGACCTGGGAGATCTACAAGGACACGGTCATCGAGCAGGCCGAACAGGGCGTGGACTACATGACGGTGCACGCGGGCGTGCGCCTTCCGTACGTCCCGCTGACCGCCAACCGCAAGACCGGCATCGTCTCGCGCGGTGGCTCGATCATGGCGGCCTGGTGTCTCGCGCACCACAAGGAGAGCTTCCTCTACGAGAACTTCGAGGAGCTGTGCGAGATCCTCGCGGCGTACGACGTGACGTACTCGCTCGGTGACGGTCTGCGTCCCGGTTCGATCGCGGATGCCAACGACGAGGCGCAGTTCGCCGAGCTGCGCACGCTCGGGGAACTCAACACGATCGCCAAGCGTCATAACGTACAGACCATGATCGAGGGCCCGGGACATGTCCCGATGCACAAGATCAAGGAGAACATCGACCTTCAGCAGGAGATCTGCGAGGAGGCGCCGTTCTACACGCTCGGCCCGCTGACCACGGACATCGCGCCCGCGTACGACCACATCACGTCCGGCATCGGCGCCGCGATGATCGGCTGGTGGGGCACGGCGATGCTCTGCTACGTCACGCCCAAGGAGCACCTGGGCCTGCCCAACCGCGACGACGTGAAGACCGGCGTCATCACGTACAAGATCGCGGCCCACGCGGCGGACCTCGCCAAGGGGCACCCGGGCGCGCAGGACTGGGACGACGCGCTCTCGGACGCACGCTTCGAGTTCCGCTGGGAGGACCAGTTCAACCTGGCTCTCGACCCGGTCACGGCGCGGGAGTTCCACGACGAGACGCTCCCCGCGGAGCCCGCGAAGACGGCGCATTTCTGCTCGATGTGCGGTCCGAAGTTCTGCAGCATGAAGATTAGCCACAGCATCACGGAGCAGTTCGGCGGTACTGCGGCTGCGGACGCGACGGCTGAGGAGGTCGCGGCGGGGATGCTCCAGAAGTCGAAGGAGTTCGCCGCGAGCGGGAATCGGGTGTACCTGCCGCTGGCGGACTGA
- a CDS encoding DUF4234 domain-containing protein: MEQLQAVQQVDRYVHERRSTDQRFVGWGIYFFLLSWVTLGIYGVVLFYRRLNRADLFRGRRVHYYNAVIEASKQYAEEHGQYEASHDELDDLQRFVKGRFEDEHKPIKAGLSVFLSFITLGVYGCIAIYRLMRFWWQIQLTEQDFDDKLSVAWTKLGIVRYPLTFEPVQALNRSFGMHFLLSFVTLGIYGIVWDYRLHTDPEKLYPEVHSTEDAVLNALRVADPVLPH; encoded by the coding sequence ATGGAACAGCTCCAAGCAGTGCAGCAAGTAGACCGCTACGTGCACGAGAGGCGCTCGACGGACCAGAGATTCGTCGGTTGGGGCATCTACTTCTTTCTCCTGTCATGGGTGACGCTAGGCATCTACGGAGTCGTGCTGTTCTATCGCCGACTCAACCGTGCTGACCTCTTCAGAGGTCGCCGTGTGCACTACTACAACGCGGTCATCGAGGCCTCAAAGCAGTACGCCGAGGAGCATGGCCAGTACGAGGCCAGTCACGATGAGCTGGACGACCTGCAGCGCTTTGTGAAAGGCCGTTTCGAGGATGAGCACAAACCAATCAAAGCTGGACTGTCGGTCTTCCTGTCCTTCATCACGCTAGGGGTCTACGGATGCATCGCGATCTATCGGTTGATGCGCTTCTGGTGGCAGATCCAGCTCACTGAACAGGACTTCGACGACAAACTCAGTGTCGCCTGGACCAAACTCGGGATTGTCCGGTATCCGCTGACCTTCGAGCCCGTCCAAGCGCTGAACCGCAGCTTCGGGATGCACTTCCTTCTCTCGTTCGTCACGCTCGGGATCTACGGCATCGTGTGGGACTACCGACTTCACACCGACCCGGAGAAGCTCTACCCCGAGGTGCACTCCACCGAGGACGCGGTCCTCAACGCTCTGCGGGTCGCCGATCCGGTCCTCCCTCACTAG
- a CDS encoding YibE/F family protein: MTTTQPPSQPPAQNVPQDPHGHSHSHGPAAPVSKHLRKVIAAVLIPFAAAVVVGLAVFWPGGAPSHERTGVGFDRQTQSATVTKLQELPCKDVNASQTPPNGDTSTAEGQSAQSRAKGVCKKATIEVTSGKDKGRTFTEIVQPDSPRQLRQGQEVVVAYEPTAPEALQYSVTDVNRKFPMALLAGIFALAVVVVGRMRGVMALVALALSFLVLTFFILPAILQGSNPLVVAVIGASAIMLIALYLCHGLTARTSVAVLGTLISLLLIGLLGSLFIGWASLTGNTDDNTGLIHGLYPSIDMSGLLLAGVIIGSLGVLDDVTVTQTSAVWELHQANPTMGWRGLYGAAIRIGRDHIASVVNTLVLAYAGAALPLLLLFSIAQSSVGTVANSELVAEEIVRTLVGSIGLVASVPVTTALAALVVSADRSTPTGHTGHTGHTGGTAHAGGAAHPGGGATPAAPAPPVHPAPKQSRGGKGRRRKA; encoded by the coding sequence GTGACCACCACACAGCCGCCGTCCCAGCCGCCCGCCCAGAACGTGCCGCAGGATCCGCACGGGCACTCCCACAGCCATGGCCCGGCCGCCCCCGTCTCCAAGCATCTGCGCAAGGTCATCGCCGCCGTGCTGATTCCTTTCGCCGCGGCGGTGGTCGTGGGGCTCGCGGTGTTCTGGCCAGGGGGCGCACCGTCCCACGAACGCACCGGAGTCGGCTTCGACCGGCAGACCCAGTCGGCCACGGTGACGAAGCTGCAGGAGCTCCCCTGCAAGGACGTGAACGCCTCCCAGACCCCGCCCAACGGCGACACCTCCACCGCCGAGGGGCAGTCGGCGCAGTCCCGTGCGAAGGGCGTCTGCAAGAAGGCGACGATCGAGGTGACCAGCGGAAAGGACAAGGGCCGCACCTTCACCGAGATCGTCCAGCCGGACTCACCGCGGCAGTTGCGCCAGGGCCAGGAGGTGGTGGTCGCCTACGAGCCCACGGCCCCCGAGGCGTTGCAGTACTCGGTCACCGACGTGAACCGGAAGTTCCCCATGGCGCTGCTCGCCGGGATCTTCGCCCTCGCCGTGGTCGTGGTGGGACGGATGCGCGGCGTCATGGCCCTGGTGGCGCTGGCGTTGAGCTTCCTGGTCCTGACGTTCTTCATCCTGCCCGCGATCCTGCAGGGCTCGAACCCGCTGGTCGTGGCGGTGATCGGGGCCAGCGCCATCATGCTGATCGCGCTCTATCTGTGCCACGGCCTCACGGCGCGTACCTCGGTCGCGGTCCTCGGCACGCTGATCTCCCTGCTCCTCATCGGCCTCCTCGGCTCGCTCTTCATCGGCTGGGCCTCACTGACCGGCAACACGGACGACAACACCGGCCTGATCCACGGCCTGTATCCGTCCATCGACATGAGCGGCCTGCTGCTCGCCGGCGTCATCATCGGCTCGCTCGGCGTGCTCGACGACGTGACGGTGACGCAGACGTCCGCCGTCTGGGAACTGCACCAGGCCAACCCCACGATGGGCTGGCGCGGTCTGTACGGCGCCGCCATCCGCATCGGCCGCGACCACATCGCCTCGGTCGTCAACACCCTGGTCCTGGCCTACGCGGGTGCCGCGCTGCCCCTGCTGCTGCTCTTCTCGATCGCCCAGAGCAGCGTGGGCACGGTGGCCAACAGCGAGCTGGTGGCCGAGGAGATCGTGCGCACCCTGGTCGGCTCGATCGGCCTGGTCGCCTCCGTACCGGTGACGACCGCGCTCGCGGCCCTGGTGGTCTCGGCCGACCGCTCGACTCCCACGGGCCACACGGGCCACACGGGCCACACGGGAGGCACAGCCCACGCGGGAGGCGCGGCCCACCCTGGAGGCGGTGCCACTCCCGCCGCTCCCGCGCCCCCTGTCCACCCCGCACCCAAGCAGAGCCGCGGCGGAAAGGGCCGGCGCCGCAAGGCCTGA
- the hisC gene encoding histidinol-phosphate transaminase has translation MSEKSPRLRAELEGIPTYKPGKPAAADGPVAYKLSSNENPYPPLPGVMESALAAAGVFNRYPDMACTGLMNELADRFGVPVSHVATGTGSVGVAQQLIQATSGPGDEVIYAWRSFEAYPIITQVSGAASVKVPLTPGDVHDLDAMADAITDRTRLIFVCNPNNPTGTVVRRAELERFLDRVPSDVLVVLDEAYREFIRDPEVPDGVEIYRDRPNVAVLRTFSKAYGLAGLRVGFAIAHEPVAAALRKTAVPFGVSQLAQDAAVASLRAEDELMGRVGSLVAERTRVVEALRGQGWTVPETQANFVWLRLGERTTDFAAACEKAGVVVRPFAGEGMRATIGETEANDIFLQAAEAFRKEL, from the coding sequence GTGAGCGAGAAGAGCCCGAGGCTGCGTGCCGAGCTGGAGGGTATCCCCACCTACAAGCCGGGGAAGCCCGCCGCGGCCGATGGCCCGGTGGCCTACAAGCTGTCCTCGAACGAGAACCCCTACCCGCCCCTGCCGGGCGTCATGGAGAGCGCGCTCGCCGCCGCGGGTGTGTTCAACCGCTACCCCGACATGGCGTGCACGGGCCTGATGAACGAGCTCGCCGACCGCTTCGGGGTGCCGGTGTCGCACGTGGCGACGGGCACGGGTTCCGTCGGCGTCGCGCAGCAGCTGATCCAGGCCACGTCGGGCCCGGGTGACGAGGTCATCTACGCCTGGCGGTCCTTCGAGGCGTACCCGATCATCACGCAGGTCAGCGGGGCCGCGTCGGTGAAGGTGCCGCTGACGCCGGGGGACGTCCACGACCTGGACGCGATGGCCGACGCCATCACCGACCGGACGCGGCTGATCTTCGTCTGCAACCCGAACAACCCGACCGGCACCGTGGTGCGCAGGGCCGAGCTCGAACGGTTCCTCGACCGGGTGCCGAGCGATGTCCTGGTGGTGCTCGACGAGGCCTACCGCGAGTTCATCCGTGACCCGGAGGTGCCGGACGGTGTCGAGATCTACCGCGACCGGCCGAATGTCGCCGTGCTGCGTACGTTCTCCAAGGCGTACGGCCTCGCGGGCCTGCGCGTCGGCTTCGCGATCGCCCATGAGCCGGTGGCGGCCGCGCTGCGCAAGACGGCGGTGCCGTTCGGCGTGAGCCAGCTCGCGCAGGACGCCGCGGTGGCCTCGCTGCGGGCCGAGGACGAGCTGATGGGCCGCGTCGGGTCGCTGGTCGCCGAGCGCACGCGGGTGGTCGAGGCGCTGCGCGGGCAGGGCTGGACGGTGCCAGAGACGCAGGCGAACTTCGTGTGGCTGCGGCTCGGGGAGCGTACGACCGACTTCGCGGCGGCCTGCGAGAAGGCCGGCGTGGTCGTACGGCCGTT
- a CDS encoding metallophosphoesterase — MVEGSMTQGAGQGPDVRTATLRDFRVPAYVHETGPVQGDPAGVAVPGAPGVIPGAPDADDGYTPTQRDLPVINRGDTVRVEVQVMPEPPQAPATDEHGPLYVVGDVHGYLDELLAALQEQGLIDAEGDWSAGNARLWFLGDFTDRGPDGIGVIDLVMRLSAQAAAAGGYCKALMGNHELLLLGAKRFGDTPVNSGAGTATFQAAWLLNGGQKTDMERLEDHHLQWMARLDAIEAEDGHLLMHSDTTAYLDYGDSIEAVNDTVRETLTRNDADECWDLFRKFTKRFAFRDESGPSAVRELLDMYGGHRIVHGHSPIPYLLGDVGSEDDSDGGGPVIEGPHIYAGGLAIAMDGGVTMAGKLLVCQLPLDN, encoded by the coding sequence GTGGTGGAGGGGTCGATGACTCAGGGGGCCGGTCAGGGACCCGATGTGCGGACGGCGACGTTGCGCGACTTCCGCGTTCCGGCGTACGTCCATGAGACCGGTCCGGTCCAGGGGGACCCGGCGGGTGTGGCGGTTCCGGGCGCTCCGGGGGTGATCCCCGGAGCGCCGGACGCGGACGACGGCTACACCCCCACTCAGCGCGACCTCCCCGTCATCAATCGCGGGGACACCGTGCGAGTGGAGGTGCAGGTCATGCCCGAGCCTCCCCAGGCGCCGGCGACCGACGAACACGGCCCGCTGTACGTGGTGGGCGATGTGCACGGCTATCTGGACGAGCTGCTCGCGGCGCTCCAGGAGCAGGGCCTCATCGACGCCGAGGGCGACTGGTCCGCGGGCAACGCGCGCCTGTGGTTCCTGGGTGACTTCACCGACCGCGGCCCGGACGGCATCGGCGTCATCGACCTCGTGATGCGTCTGTCCGCGCAGGCCGCGGCCGCCGGTGGCTACTGCAAGGCGCTCATGGGCAACCACGAGCTGCTCCTCCTTGGCGCGAAGCGGTTCGGCGACACCCCGGTCAACTCGGGTGCGGGCACGGCCACGTTCCAGGCCGCCTGGCTCCTGAACGGCGGCCAGAAGACCGACATGGAGCGCTTGGAGGACCACCATCTGCAGTGGATGGCCCGCCTCGACGCCATCGAGGCGGAGGACGGGCATCTCCTGATGCACTCCGACACCACCGCCTATCTGGATTACGGCGACTCGATCGAGGCCGTGAACGACACGGTCCGTGAGACCCTCACGCGCAATGACGCCGACGAATGCTGGGACCTCTTCCGGAAGTTCACCAAGCGCTTCGCCTTCCGCGACGAGTCCGGCCCCTCCGCCGTACGCGAACTCCTCGACATGTACGGCGGCCACCGCATCGTGCATGGCCACAGCCCCATCCCGTATCTGCTCGGTGATGTCGGCTCCGAGGATGACTCGGACGGCGGCGGCCCCGTCATCGAGGGACCCCACATCTACGCAGGCGGACTGGCCATCGCCATGGACGGCGGCGTGACCATGGCCGGAAAACTGCTGGTCTGCCAACTGCCCCTGGATAACTGA
- a CDS encoding LacI family DNA-binding transcriptional regulator yields the protein MTAAGNHQVSRAETARRGNRQSRAGIRDVAAAAGVSITTVSDALNGKGRLPDATRRHVREVAERLGYRPSAAARTLRTGKSGLIGLTVTTYGDEPFTFTEFAYFAEMARAATSAALARGYALVILPATSRRSPVDVWSNVALDGTVVVDPSDHDPVVSELVRQGLPVVSDGRPAGSLPVTAWVDNDHEAAVLEILDHLAAAGARRIGLLTGTTTDTYTHLSTTAYLRWCERVGQDPVYESYPAHDPCAGAVAADRLLARPDRPDAVYGLFDPNGTDLLAAARRYGLRVPDDLLLVCCSESTVYATTEPPITTLSLKPRRIGTAVVQLLIDAIEGLDSGRPVEQVIPTELIVRTSSERRPPRTTVSPPRSSGPG from the coding sequence ATGACAGCAGCAGGGAACCATCAGGTGAGCCGAGCGGAGACCGCCCGCCGGGGCAACCGGCAGAGCCGAGCGGGCATCAGAGACGTCGCCGCCGCCGCCGGTGTCTCCATCACGACTGTCTCCGACGCTCTTAACGGCAAGGGGCGGCTTCCGGACGCCACCCGTCGCCATGTCCGCGAGGTCGCCGAACGGCTGGGCTATCGCCCCTCCGCGGCGGCCCGAACCCTCCGTACCGGCAAGTCGGGCCTCATCGGCCTGACCGTGACGACATACGGGGATGAACCTTTCACCTTCACCGAATTCGCGTACTTCGCGGAAATGGCCAGAGCCGCCACCTCCGCCGCGCTGGCCCGCGGCTACGCCCTCGTCATCCTGCCCGCCACCTCCCGGCGCAGCCCGGTCGACGTGTGGTCGAACGTCGCGCTCGACGGCACCGTCGTCGTCGATCCTTCCGACCACGATCCCGTCGTCAGCGAACTCGTGCGCCAGGGCCTACCCGTCGTGTCCGACGGACGTCCTGCCGGGTCACTCCCGGTCACCGCCTGGGTCGACAACGACCACGAGGCGGCGGTCCTCGAGATCCTCGACCACCTCGCGGCGGCCGGAGCCCGCCGGATCGGGCTGCTCACCGGGACCACCACGGACACGTACACCCATCTGTCCACGACCGCCTATCTGCGCTGGTGCGAGCGCGTCGGGCAGGATCCGGTCTACGAGTCCTACCCGGCCCACGATCCCTGTGCGGGCGCCGTCGCAGCCGACCGGCTGCTCGCCCGGCCCGACCGTCCCGACGCGGTCTACGGCCTCTTCGACCCGAACGGCACCGATCTCCTCGCCGCCGCCCGCCGGTACGGCCTGCGCGTCCCGGACGATCTGCTGCTCGTGTGCTGCAGCGAGTCCACGGTCTACGCAACCACCGAACCGCCCATCACCACGCTCTCGCTCAAACCCCGGCGCATCGGCACAGCCGTCGTCCAGCTCCTCATCGACGCCATCGAAGGCCTGGATTCGGGTCGGCCCGTCGAGCAGGTGATACCGACGGAGCTGATCGTGCGCACCTCGTCCGAGCGACGTCCCCCGCGTACGACGGTCAGCCCACCCCGCTCATCCGGACCCGGTTGA